Below is a window of Candidatus Eisenbacteria bacterium DNA.
TCGGGCACCCTGCTCCTCGACCGCCTCGCGCAGGCGGGCGTCGACGATCTGCTGGAAGCGGGCATCGATCGTCACCTCGGCCGTCGCGCCGATCCTCGGGCTCTCGAGGATCACCCGGCCGGGGCCCTCGTGGCGTCTGCTGTAGCCCGATCGGAAGTCGAGCATCCTCCCCTCCTCGCCGGCGAGGTGCTCGTCGTAGCGCGCCTCCAGTCCGAGCAGCCCTTCCCCATCGACGCCCGTCGTGCCGAGGAGAGGCGCGGCGGCGGACCCCAGTGGATAGAGGCGTTTCGGCTCGGAAAGGCGGATGAGGGCCGGAGCGAACTCCTTCTCGAGCTGGATCGCGTCGGCTTCCAGAATCGTTCTGCGGATCAGCCAAACGAATCGCCTTCCCACCGGGGCGCGATCGAGGATCTGGCGGACCTCCGGCGCGCGGAGGAGGCCGCGCCGCTCCAGGGCGAGGGCGAGAGCTTCGGGGTCGGTCAGCCGCGCGGGATCGACGGCCAGGGAGCTTCCCTCGACGGAGAGCGCCAGGGGCTCTCCCGCCCGATCGAGGATCGGTCCCCGTAGGCTGGGGATCTTGATCAGTTCCGCCTGCTGGCTCCGCGCCTTCGATCGCAGCGCGCTGCCTCGAAGGATCGTCAGCTGCGCGGCGCGCAACCACAGGGTCAGGAGCCCTGCGATGACTATGAGAAGAAGAGTTCTGTAGCGATCACCTCTCCAGCGTCCCAT
It encodes the following:
- a CDS encoding penicillin-binding protein 2: MGRWRGDRYRTLLLIVIAGLLTLWLRAAQLTILRGSALRSKARSQQAELIKIPSLRGPILDRAGEPLALSVEGSSLAVDPARLTDPEALALALERRGLLRAPEVRQILDRAPVGRRFVWLIRRTILEADAIQLEKEFAPALIRLSEPKRLYPLGSAAAPLLGTTGVDGEGLLGLEARYDEHLAGEEGRMLDFRSGYSRRHEGPGRVILESPRIGATAEVTIDARFQQIVDARLREAVEEQGARGGTAILLDPRTGEILAFASQPAFDPAEVGDADTLSWRVWGVSENYEPGSTYKLVAFAAAIEASELRPDDLYDCNKGERRVPGGVISDHDPYGTLRAWEVLAHSSNIGTGKVAERAGDQEFYRMERLLGFGVPTGVEIPGEERGRIPDPSTWSSRSLITQAFG